The DNA region TGCTGCTGACACATTAAACAGACCTGCTCCTGTGTTGTATGGAGATCATTCTCAGTGTTTGATTTAACCCGCATGGTGTAGCAGGTGGGTGGAGTTTACTGCGTTAGGAACGTTTTCAGATCTgagtaatatatattttctgatgTATTTGGCTGTTCACACATTCGATGCCTGAACAAATTGCTGTGAGGAAAAATAGAAAGCAGACTACGATAACAACAAACTCCTCGTTTCAGCTTAACGTTGCTGTGTCGTATCTCAGCTCAGCTACAGACACTGATGGGATATTTAACAAGAAGAAAGGTGCAAAGTGGGTGAAGCCACGGGAAATACAAACATGTACGTTCACACTTCTGAGGTTacctttaaaggaatatttaaacatttttggaaatgcgCTAAATTCTCCTTTTGCTGAAAGATAGATGTTCGGAcggatattaatattaatacagtctgtgtgttaagtatgaAGTCAAGGTGTGGTTCAACTGTTGTAACCACCGCAGAAGTCCCTCCGAAACCgcacagtgttttttttacatttcaaacaaacaaaacgcaGCATGTTAACTGGGGAGTTTTAGAGGTGCCGATAGGTGTAATTTCAAACTTTGGAGTGATTGATTCCAAAATTAGGATCAATCAGGTATCAGGAGCAGAACACTGCACCGCAGCTGCTGAACTGATCCAATTTCTGAACCTCTCCAACAAGTCCTACAGAACGAAACCTCTTAACTTCACGTGAAACCGTTGTCTGCTTCACTGACAAGCTGAGAAAAAGGCGATTTCACATCAACTGTCGAAAAATCAGCCCACTCCACCAGAACGGGTGCAGAGAGCACCTTGCTGTCAGTAATTGTGCGTCAGTGGCGTTTTTAAAGTCCACGTGTGAACACAGCCGGTCCCGTTTTATGTGGGACAAACTCCACCCAGCTGCCATCACAGGCAGGAAAAAACACCACCTAGTTACAACTCCTGTGTGAGTCGGGTCTACTTCTGACGTCTTCACACATATTTCACTCTTATTGTGCTTTCTGAGGGAGCAATAATTCCAGAAATGAGCTGTGATGAGTTTTAAAACCTCAACAGTGAGCAGGGAGGAACATTTTGGGATCGGGGAGAGAATCTTTAAAGTCACAAAGAAAGGCAAAATCTTCTTTTGACCTTCATTCTTCATGCTGTCATGTTtgacaacttttaaaaaaaacatgttaaaatgaaaCGGAAATAAAAGCCGCAGCTCATCAAACAATGTGTCTCTGATCGCCTCCCCTGAAGCTCTCAAAAGGCCATATCAATACAAACAGTTTGTATTGATCAGTCCTgtaggaggaaaagagaaataaatgttgtggCAGGAAGCTGGGACTAAGAAATGTAGAGAAAAATAAGTACTGTATGGCTTTATAAGGTTGTGACTTTATAAAGCATTTCAAATTCAATCATGTTTGGGCCTCAAACTACGCCAAGACTGTTAGCAAACCCGAAGAAGGAAGAGATGAGCTGTGCTTTGTTTTCACCGGCAGCACAAATCAACTCTTTCTGGgtgaaatttaaatgttttcatgtgtgtttctgtgtgctgaACTTTTGTCGACATTGACCAGAGGAGCAGAGAACTTTTATCTTTAGTTCTTCGTGTTCCAGATCGTCTTAATGGATTAGgataaataaaactttcaaaTAGTGATAATAATGCCGCGTTTATGTATATATAGGAATAACCGTAATTACCGGTTTCTGACTTGCAAATACTGTTCACGTGCAGCATCCAAATCGTAATTACCACCGGGAAACTGCGATTTTGATGTATTTGAGACTCGGCGCTAAATAATACGGAAGTGCCTGAATGCCGCACACCAGCCAAAGTCTGTCATTTGAAGTAATTAAACCCAAATCTAATGGATATGGTCATTGCACAGTATGATTAACCCTCACACTACACTACATGGGAATCCATGTCCATCTTATATGTCGTGAACGTGGCATCAGATCTGTAACATGAAGGGTTAATGGCCAGTCACACCAGAATGTGCAGCAAACCTAATGTGCATCTTTGCAAAACAGACAGCGCTACAGGCTTGGTGACATAGTGACTAATCTACCCGCGGGGCTAtagttggtgaactactgtagctggcgagctTACCGCTAACATGCTAGCACCCATTGTAGCGCTACTAAGTCCCTCTAGCTCTCCAGAtgtctttctattttctctgtaccGGGCTGTTTACTCCccctgacattttgttttcaggatttaattcaataaagagttattGGGGGAAAAAGCTCTTCTAGCTAGCTAGGTTGGTAACTAGCATTAACTAGCATTAAACGTTTATACTCCGACTGAGCTCTGTCAAGAcagcttgctattggtcaactGCACAAATTTGCGGGTccaagttcaccaaagttgaacctGGAAAATGCGTGTGGATTTACTTCACTCCTGCAAGAGAATCTGCTGATTGTGGCGATTTCCACTGAAAATAATTGATTTCACTGTGAAATTTCGCCtcttaaatgctggtgtgaccgggCCTTTAAAGGTCAAatgtctctcttcctgtgtAAATCAGGAGTTTCTGAATcgtctgatgtgtttttattcactcAAAGTGCCAAATTTGTAGAAATCTGACGATTCAGGAAATGTTACATCACCAATACTTCATCAATGAACAAAAATATATCTATATtgctaatatttttaatatcacAGCTCTGCATGACTTATTACTttgcatttaaagctgcactaataatatttttttatatgaacaacGGATCAAATGACACTGTGTAACGCGAGAGGTGTCGGTCCTGAACTCTGCTAGCTCTGAgaagctttttagcctcttttagctcctagttttggttttatggctaAAAAAAtatgagccagatatttctctccggagtaggtggagaccaaaccagagctaaaaggagagtgaatattggacttacagtcATCAGGTGGatacaaacacgactccaatgtgtaaataatagtttgctaactgtgtctgtttttctgccccctggtggccaaaagcattttaatgcagctttaaatgatCAAAGCTAAATGGGGATCACGTTTTGGCAGTTAgtcattgctttttttcttttatataatatactttTATGAGGTGTTGcaaaatattgaatttactGCAAAAGACGGAAAGTTTCTGTGACTAAAACACGTTTAATAGGAATTTTCTTGGATGAATCAAACCTTTAGATAAGCTCTTGTGTGTGATGTAATGCAGCTACTATACGTGGTGTTGTACATAGTTTTTCTGTCATTGACTGCACTTGTTTCCAAAGGTGGAAATGTGACACTCTGTTTGTGACGGCACTTATTATAtctgttcatttttttattccactgtACTGCATTCATGTTATTTAAGTCCCTGATAGTTAATCACCTGTTctgaaaactgtaaaattaaacCTGAAACAACGCGCGAGTTAGATTTGAATTTTGTATTAATGTGACAAATTTGCTTTCAAAATGGCACTTAAAGTGACGAAGTCGTCCTTTCCTGTGTGAAAGGTTCAGTGTTGATGATTACTGTGTTTCAATCAGCTAATTGTCTAAATTCACAAACAGTAGTTTGGTGATTTGGATGATGAGTAAGTTGCCCTTTACGGCCTGTTGATGGCGCCGCGTTTTAAGATGaaatttttacagtattttgcatATTGTCAGATATTTTCCAGTTTccagtaaaaatgttttgttttatctcaAGTTCAAATGAATGTCTATCATCTATTAAACCACGTTGTAAAGACAAACTGTGTATTTCTGTTCAGTGGAAACGTAACCTGcatgtttctgcatgtttgtttcactgtggtgtttttctCCGGAACaaatgaagatcagtttacagGTGCAGCTGACTGAAGAGGAAACAAACTCGACGACAAATAACACAGATAATACACCGAAGGGCCGACTGTTTATCGGGATGTTCAAGGGAATTTGCAATGAGGAATATTTTTACTGTCTCGTATcatagttttgttttcaatactGAAGCTCAGATATCAAAATTCTCACAGAGCTCTCAAACtcaaattacctttttttttttttattcttgaaGATTGTATTCATGGAGAACAGCAGTTTCATCTTTGCAGATGAGACAGGAAGCCTTAAACTCCAGGGGGGAAATTATCCACATCTCTTGAAACTGCAGCTTGCTAATTGTAAGCTAAAGAGCCAATTTTTATGCTCCAATTTTGGGGTATTGttaaaaaggttaaataattaaaataaaggaCCGGGGGggaaaaatcagaatcagaaggAGAAATGATAACTTAATTTGCAACTGGTTGCAATaatgaattgtaaaaatgtgGGGGGGGCCGGACCTGGCCCTCGGGATGGCAGTTTCAGACCCCTGCTCGTAGAAAGTGGTCCCAGTGAAATCGGCGTGCTCTGGATTTTAGGAGTAACGTAGACGCTTGTTCTTGGacagagatgttgctgttgaagtttttttaaatgttaaaagttgAATGGTTTGTATGGCCAGACACCAGCAGAGGTACAGTGGGTGAAAGACATGAGATTTTTGTAATTAGATTtcgaactgaccctttaagaaaagaggagaaagaccGTAAACCTTCAGTTAAActcaaattattaaattaaccatttacatttttcccaaagtaATGGTTTAACAAACTCTTAAGCAAAGTAAAACAACACTCATGAGTGTGAAATAGTCAAACTGTTTAATTGGCTGACAGTCTTTGGATACATGTAGTGTATGCAgtagtttttttggggggaaaatggTGAATGAAAAATACTAAACAGATTGCTTTTATTACAAAATGACATGATGATCATAAAAAGTCTGTatcacaaaatgtaaacacCACAGTTGTTCCGTTTCCTCCCCACGAAACTTAAACAACCGATAAAGAGAAATACTGGACAAAGAGCTGCAACTGTCACATGCAGACTCCTTTTCAAACACGATGGGGTCGGCAAAAAATAAGAGCtgaaagaaaaccaaaacagtgtgaggattgaaaatgtcaaacattttggaTGTCAGCTGCAGCATTTTTATGCTACtaaaggtttattttttttaattttttaatgacAAAGTGGTGTAAATGCAGATTTGTACTGTAGTGTCACTGTCTGACGTCCAATGTCAACTTTCCAAGACATTTTCAAGTATTTCTGAGATGGTCCAAAGGCCAACAGCCTGCAGGTTTTCACACCGACCTCTAAGACTCCTCCCACTGATGTAGCAGGCAGGAAGTCATCGGCGAAATCACCTGCTGAGCTGATCAGTTCGAATGAAAACCTGCAGGCTGCACCTGGACTCCCGCCGAGGAGGTGAGTAAATATTTCTCAACACACGAAGCAGCACGTAATCCTTcaactgatttagatttcaacATTTTAGATTGAGAATCAGATCAACTTGTTTTCAGCAGACAGCAAGTCCGAAATCGCTCGGGGACACAACCGGAGTGAAATTTGAAtctcaaactgaaatatcaaacTCGAACTGATGTCTGATGATTTTAGAAGTCGACCTGCAGAGTCACAAAAGCCAGAATGATGTAACGTGGCAGAGAACAAGTCTCAAACCTTGGCTTCATATGGAAACCTGCATTAGCAAAGAGGAAGTGACTGAAGGACACTGTGCAGGACAACAGAGCCGAGTCGACGCCTCAACGAAAACTAAATGCCGCtggtttgttgtgtttgtttccccTAAACACTCAGAGGGGGATGAAACTGTAAGAGCCACGTCATGTCTTCGTGGCTGATCACCTGTTCAGGGGCCTCAGGGCCCAAATTTGTTGTTGGGGCCCCATTAACGCCACCACTTAATCGGAAACCATTCTGATAATGTCTGTTAATcaagaaaaatgccaaatttttgatggttccagtttctcagtTCTGAGGATTTACTAATTGTCCTTGTCCATATGTGATAATAAATTCAATATCCTtgagttttagactgttggaGGACAAAACGAGACCACCTGAGGACGTCCCCTTGGTCTCTCAGGACTTGTGATCCGCTCGACCATTTCAGAGTTGAAAACATAATCGACACATCAGAAAATCAATAACGAAAAGCCATATATTGTCAACGTATCCTGTCGCCTCCGGGTTCCCATTAAGTCCAATTAAGCACACAGCAGACGTCGCGTGACGTAACACCTGGCCCCAGGTTGTCCATTTGTGGCGACTtcatttaggaatatgcaccatgtgaACGCgctaaataaactaaaataataaagctcttaaaactagattttgacacaagGCACCTCTATAACACTTCAGCtgatattgtactttagtaCGAATTGTTATTGACATTACTCATTGCACTCTTACCTTATACTGTACTTCTATCATCAACctgtaaacccacttggtacttaatttattcggttacctgtattatagtggattatatttcttgcttagtgcttctcttcctgtgtgcgctgacgtgacagcgagcagctgtaacaaaagagtttcccctctgggatcaataaagtatttctgattctgatagtcGTGTAAATTTCCTTACAAATCACCAAAACCAACCGACATGCAGTGAAACGGGGACTTCTGGGGCCCCTGATGGTCTTGGGGGCCGTTGCCTGCTTTGTGTTGATCtctttttggtgatttttatttCTAACAGAGGCCTCGCACTGAAAGAAGATTTGTCAGTCGACAGTCGTAACTAAAATCCCCATGACGACCACGACACGACGACCACGACACGACGACCACGACACGACGTCACCTTTTTCAGGGGAAAACTAAAACACGCCGTGCCAGTTTCATCTTATAAGCCACGAGCTGTTCGCTGCCGGGCCCTCGTGTTGTAATTTgaggtgtttgttattttgtccacctgtTGGAAGTCCATTCACTGTTGGCACGTGTGGCTCCTGCAGgatttgacctctgaccttctgtTGACACCATAGTCCCACCTCCGTCACTGAAACGTCGGAGCGAATCGTTTCTCTCCGCCGTGCACGGTGACGTGGCGGCGCAGGTGGCTGCCGGAGATGAAGGTTTTGCCGCAGTACGAACACCTGAACTGCTTGCAGTCCGTGTGGACGGTCATGTGGACCTTCAGGGATCCTGACTGGGCGAAGCGTTTCCCGCAGTGGACGCAGCCGTAGCGCTTCTCTCCCGTGTGGACGCTCTGGTGGCGCTTCAGGTTGCTGGAGTCGGAGAAGCGTTTGCCGCAGAGCGCGCAGACGAACGGCTTCTCGCCCGTGTGGACCCTCATGTGGGTCTTCAGGTTCTTCAGGCAGGCCAGAGTTTTACCGCAGCAGTTACAGACGAACGCCTTCCCCCCGCCGTCCTCCCTGCAGTGACTGGAGGCCCTGCTGACGCCATCCTGAGGTCGCCACCTGTCCCTTCTGATGAAAgcattttgtctttctgtcatcTCTTTCCTCACAGGAAGCTGCGGCTCGTCCGCGGGTAACGGCGCCCTCCGCTGGCGCTCTGCTACAGACAGACTCGCCTCACTGACGGCGAAAGGGAAGCTGCTGCTGCGCCGCCTGAATCGGTCGCAGCTGAAACGCTCACACCGGTGTTCAACACGTACGAGCAGCCGGGATCCTCACCCAAAGGATTCTGGGTACTGCAGGAGCCATGTTGGAGCTCTGGCTCGTACATCAGACAGTCATAGCTGCTGGTTTCTGACCTCCGGCTGGTGTTCAGGGTTTTTTGGACGGACATGGAGGTGGAGCTGACTTCCCCGCTCACCCATGACCGAGTCGAACCGCCACCTCCCTCCGCTACTTCCTGTTTGGTCAGCGGGGGCGGAGCTTCTGTCTCCGTCATCTGTCCGTCAACAGCACGACAAAAACCttctggagagaaagaaaagcagaatatCACacctttttacactttttcaaGTGCACAAATTTGCAGATTTTACCAGTGATTTGGCCTGCAGTTGAAATTGTACACAAAGATAATACTTTAATTGCAAACTGCCTCCATTTTTTACAGTATActtaaacttttaaattaaacttacgTCAAATCCACCAATCTAAGTTTTGCCTAAAATAAACTCACAGAATAAACTCACAGCTTTTGAGCTAAATCTAATTAAAACAGGATATAATTAacctaaaatgatttttttttttatctgcgtagaaaatgcatttacattttgctgGCAGGTTTGCTGTGTAGGGAGCAGACATTCGACATGCAAAGTATTAATATTTCCCCCAAAAGCTTAACCGTGGAAGTCGAAAACACGAATAAGTAATGATCACTTATGGCCCAGATCTGCCACACATCCTTTCATCCAGCCCACATGGGCTGATGGCCTGAGGCTGGTCCACTACTGGCTGCCAATGAGGGCCACATGAGGGGCCATACCGGGGGTTAATTTGACCCACATCCCCCCCAGTTTATCCAGTCCACGTTAGAGGCCAAACGCCTGGACCTGATCCGAAATGAGCCAGTGAAAAATTAGTTCCCAGAGCTTCACAGATATCCAGGTTCCTGTTACCGCAGACTGAAAAACAATATTCACACtaaagaagctggaaccagtgaatgtttgccatttttgtttaaaataaaatccctAGAATGATTAATCGGTTAAAGtcgttgctgattattttctgtcGTCCAATTTATCAACTTTCAGCTCTAATGTGGACCCGGCCTCACTCGTGTCCCAGATCAGTTCTCGGATACTGAGAAACAAAAGAACCAATGAAGACCTCCAGTCCATATGATGCACTGTGGCAGAGAGTGAGCTGACTGGCACACCTGCACACCTGCGAATGTGCAGTGTTGAGTAAACCTGCTGAGAATGAGTCAGTACTGTTAAATAAAAGTGCATGTGCCCTGTTTATTTACTAAAACTGCACTTACTGTCCGGCTCAGACTGGGACCAGGACTCATCGACGTCCTCCACTTTGATCTCTGCGGTAGTCAGATCGGCCGACTCACCTGCAGCAGGCTGCAATCggagcagagagagaataagACCGAAGGAGTGAGGGAGGACATCAAGTCGGAGCGTCCTGCGGACGCTCCTCCGCTACTCACCGTCCCCTGTGTGGCGTCTTGTCCAGAGTCTGAGGACGGATCGGTGTCTCCACGCCGCAGAGTCTCCTGGTTGGACACTCTGGACGGCGCCGCCTCACCTCCAGGAGATAAGACATAATGAAACGTTAAAAGTTAAGCAACATTTTTTCTGCAAGGTAGGTGCTCAGTTTACaaaacagctgtgtttttctATGTGGTTGGGTTTTTTCTTTGTATGCTCTCGGTGGACAGTACTGTCTCATAATgctaaaaaaacccaaaaacatcTTATCTCCTGTCTGCACAACAGTGAATTCAACTAATTTCTTACATTAACTATAAAGTGTGTGCTTTGCAGAGTAGTGCGAAGTGTATACTCATTTAGTATATATTGttgtatggaattgggacaaaGATGATAATTATCCATAATaatccagagctttcaaccacatctcacggtcttcctcagcagatagTAAGTAGACCTCAAGCACTCAATATTTATAGGAACATATTTCGTTTTACAATTTGGGGATTATTATCGTACGTTTAGCAATCATTCCACATTCTCCCGCGGCTTAAAACCCCTAAGACATTAGCTAAAATTGTTTTGGGGGACTTCGTCACGTGTGAAAACGGACAAAATAACCCTAGAAAGTTTTGTTATGcgtcctttttttgttttgttttgttttttagcgCAGGGTGTGCAGTTTTCCAGATGGTAAGTAAACGCAACACACGCATTACATTTTGACCGTTACCTCCGGGTGTTCCGTTCTTCCTCGGCTCGTTGCCAGGGTGATGAGCAGGCAGATGAGCTCGAGCGCGGCCGTTTGCGAGCAGCAGCGCGGTGGCGCCactggcggcggcggcggctcgCAGGGCGGTCGCGCGGGCGGCTCGGAGCTCCATGAGCCGCAGTTTTCTCCGCAGCACCTCGTTCTCTTTGCGGCTCCGCGAGATCTCCAGCTGCAGCACCGAGTATCCGCTGTCCACGAGCTCGCAGATCTCCGCCACCGCCGTGTTTGCCAGCACCTCCATGATAGAGGCGAGCTGCGCGTGAAAGGCAGCGGCCGGGGACATGTTTTTAAACCACCGCGCGGGTGTGCTGAAACAGGACAATCCAGATTACTGGGTCGTGACAggtgacaaaaacagaaacgcACGCGCCTGCTCAGTTGATTTGACTGTAGATTCCCACCTGATGTAAACAGTCTAGAGACAAACCAGGAAGTGATGCGGGGGCACAAACGCCTAGAGACAAACCAGACTGCGCATGTGCAAAGTGTCCTTTTACATTCTGTGAAAATGTCCCGGTATGAAAACAATACGCATGCGCACATTCACTCACCCAAGACGTAGCTCTTTTAGCTGAAGCTCTCGACTCCAGTgtgacacacatgcatttaGAGCATTTGATTGACTTGCAGTTAGAATTAACTAACGATGTTTTTCATTATCTTTGAGTCTGTTGCTCTCTAAAATGTCCATCAGTTCTCTACAGCCCAAGCTGACGTGTTCAAATTGCCCTTTTGGTCCCCCCAGattttactatcatagaagactacGAAAATCCACAAATATTTGGAGGAGAATTtgaggcatttttgctttacgtttgttttatttttgcaccTAATTATAACCAAACCATGTCTGTCCCACGGCCGGATTATTAAACAACgtgcacagacatgtaaaagccCCCCCTTCCTACATAGGAGCAAGACTGGCAGACTGACAGTCTCTGTAGTAATTTTGCGTCTTTGTTATTTGTTTGACTCCAATAATGTTAACAGTCAGGTTAAACAGAGGGCCCCCCCCTCCCTTACTCTTTGGGCCCCTGGGCCAGAAACCGGTAAACCTGTTCAGTAACCCGTTTGTGGTCTGAACTCCAACCCACACTGCAGTGAAAACACTTTCACATTTCTGTGCGTACATCAAGAGTTcctgcttgctgtaatcattcctacTGTCCATACGTGGAAGACACTCATTTGTCTAACTGGTATAAACTCCATCTTTACTTCAGAAGGCTTTGacatgttatgtgtgtgtgtgtgtgtgaccttttgagcaaacacacatctgtttttACAAAAGGTAATAACTGATACAAAACTGTTTCAGAATTGGTTTTATTAACCAAGAGCGAGACGTAAAACAAACTGTATGTGACTCGTACTTTTTACACAACgattaactttttttaatgaaatagtTTTTGAGCTGTACACTATATtaacagcagagacagagctcGCTAGCAAGTTTTCTTGATTTGAAGCGTCTGGGCTGTAACGCATGAAGAACTGAACAGAGGCCCGTCAACATTTCCtcgagcccaaggtgacgtcctCGGAGGTGTTGTTCTGTCCGATCGACACGCCAAAACCCGAAGAGATTCACTTTCCCGTAATGTTaagaaacgtgtgtgtgtgtgttgttctttaTTTCGCACTTGTAAACGCCTGTTTCCCATGCCCATAAAGCCCCTTTGAattgaaaagcagcaaattatcacatttgagaagttacAAGCATcaaaagtttggcattttttgcttgaaaaatcacTTAAACGACTACgctatcaaaatagttgctaattaattttctgccaatcaATTAACTGAACTAAACACATTCTttacttgaaaaaaaacaacatacttttagatatttaaaaaaccTTGGATCTAAAATTTGCCTTCTGCACCTTTTTTGGGAAAACGAATTACGAgttatttaaacttttttcttccttttttaaaaactggatATTTACAGATTACATTTTGGAAAGAAGCCCCACACGGCCGCTCACTCAGACGTTGGGGTGACATTTCTTCATGTGCAACTTGAGGCTGTATTTGACGATGAAGCTCCTGGAGCAGAACGTGCAGGAGTACGGCCGCTCTCCGGTGTGAACGCTCATGTGCGACTTCAGGTGCGCCGACTGGGTGAACTTCTTGCCGCACTGGCTGCAGCTGAACGGCCTCTCGCCCGTGTGGATCCGCATGTGAACGTCCAGGTTCTGAGACGTGGCGTACGTCCTGCTGCAGATGGAGCACACGAAGCGCTTCCCTCGGGCGCCGGCGCTCGGCTGCCCGTTACAGAGCTGAGATCGACCCGATTGGTCCCTGTAGAGGGCGAAGTTCATGTCGGCGTCGTCGTACTCAAACGCGGAGTTGCTGCTTTCAGACAGCTGGCAGTCTGTGGAAGTCGAGCCCGAGACGCTGATGAGCTTGATCCCGAAAGCATCGCCGTCCACGTTTTCGTTTTGGTGAAACTGAGCGAAAGTCATCTGACTTTTCGACTGTTTGGTCCACGTCAGGCTGAGATCTagttctgctctgtttgtgggAGACTGAGACTCGGTCAGAGCGCTGTTACCAAAATACGCCGCTTGTCTGTTAGCGCTCGGAGGGACCAGCAAGCACTCCTGGTGGACCAGCTGGACGTCCGGGTCCATCTGCGAGGAGTAGGAACAGACCGACTCGCCGGCCTCCATCTCATCGCCGCCGAGCTGTCCGGAGCAGCCGGGCTCGCTGCGAGGAGAGTCCAGAGTGTAGACGGACACGCTCTTCTGCGTCCCCGCAGTCACTTTGGATGTTTTCAGTGTGAGCTGCTCAGAGGACAACTTCCTCTCCGCCTCTTCGCTTCCCGGCCAGCGTCTCTTCACGCTGGACGTGACGCCGTCTCCGACTGCAGCCGTCCCTCCATCAGCAGGGGTTCTGTTATCTGAAAGAGAAGACAAAATACGTCACcaagcttaaaaaaataaaaataaaaatacattgcCAGTGCTTTGCAGTAACATCCCGCAACATTGGGAAAATATTCACCAAGAATCGGACCAGATGTGTATCGAAACAATGAAGAGGAAGTGTTTTAGATGATGTGACTCGCTGTCTCGAGACCTCACGAACAACTAAACAGCGTGTAACGGCTCCGCAGAGACGAGGACTGAGGCTTTTATGAATGTAAACATCGATTTGATCATTAGGTCAGGTGTCAAAATCCAAATGAATTAAATGACATCactaaaacacaataataatgaATCGTGTTCTCGGgttatttaaaacattaatgCGCAGCTTAATTAAATCATCGCCTAATCTTACAGTTATGGAAAGCCAAAGTCAAAcaactgaatgaataaaaatgggAAAAAGTGCAACAACACTAACTCCACTTGTATAAACTGAGCTTTTCAGCGTCTGTGCTGTACTATAGTCGGGCCTTATGTTTTCAGCGTGTGGCAAAGAGCACGCtcaaagatatttttaaaattcagacaGTGTGGAAACGCTGGCGGCCTGGGAGACGCTGCCTGGATCAGGGCCTTCAAGGTCCAATCCCAGGTTTTCACTAAATATGTGGCGTGTTTTTAGAGCATGTGCACAGCTCAAATtgataacacttttttttttttttccattttcaaacatatttaTACTTCAAAAACATAGCGAGTTGCAGTGTTGGTTTGTTCCTACAGGTGCAGGGGAGAAGATGAAATATTGT from Siniperca chuatsi isolate FFG_IHB_CAS linkage group LG13, ASM2008510v1, whole genome shotgun sequence includes:
- the LOC122887011 gene encoding gastrula zinc finger protein XlCGF9.1-like, whose translation is MTERQNAFIRRDRWRPQDGVSRASSHCREDGGGKAFVCNCCGKTLACLKNLKTHMRVHTGEKPFVCALCGKRFSDSSNLKRHQSVHTGEKRYGCVHCGKRFAQSGSLKVHMTVHTDCKQFRCSYCGKTFISGSHLRRHVTVHGGEKRFAPTFQ
- the LOC122887010 gene encoding uncharacterized protein LOC122887010 isoform X1, which translates into the protein MSPAAAFHAQLASIMEVLANTAVAEICELVDSGYSVLQLEISRSRKENEVLRRKLRLMELRAARATALRAAAAASGATALLLANGRARAHLPAHHPGNEPRKNGTPGGEAAPSRVSNQETLRRGDTDPSSDSGQDATQGTPAAGESADLTTAEIKVEDVDESWSQSEPDKGFCRAVDGQMTETEAPPPLTKQEVAEGGGGSTRSWVSGEVSSTSMSVQKTLNTSRRSETSSYDCLMYEPELQHGSCSTQNPLGEDPGCSYVLNTGVSVSAATDSGGAAAASLSPSVRRVCL
- the LOC122887010 gene encoding uncharacterized protein LOC122887010 isoform X2, which encodes MSPAAAFHAQLASIMEVLANTAVAEICELVDSGYSVLQLEISRSRKENEVLRRKLRLMELRAARATALRAAAAASGATALLLANGRARAHLPAHHPGNEPRKNGTPGGEAAPSRVSNQETLRRGDTDPSSDSGQDATQGTPAAGESADLTTAEIKVEDVDESWSQSEPDSFCRAVDGQMTETEAPPPLTKQEVAEGGGGSTRSWVSGEVSSTSMSVQKTLNTSRRSETSSYDCLMYEPELQHGSCSTQNPLGEDPGCSYVLNTGVSVSAATDSGGAAAASLSPSVRRVCL
- the LOC122887005 gene encoding zinc finger protein 658-like, producing the protein MAVLTSKALHEQLSIIMGALTKAAVAEICEVVDEGYAVLQMEITRSHKENEDLKKKLHLIESIVVRGSSGGKATVTELVPAAEGAQRPETPQQQQRDSDGGDGAAAAAVREEPPDVVLIKDEDSDSNDTFDEDNRTPADGGTAAVGDGVTSSVKRRWPGSEEAERKLSSEQLTLKTSKVTAGTQKSVSVYTLDSPRSEPGCSGQLGGDEMEAGESVCSYSSQMDPDVQLVHQECLLVPPSANRQAAYFGNSALTESQSPTNRAELDLSLTWTKQSKSQMTFAQFHQNENVDGDAFGIKLISVSGSTSTDCQLSESSNSAFEYDDADMNFALYRDQSGRSQLCNGQPSAGARGKRFVCSICSRTYATSQNLDVHMRIHTGERPFSCSQCGKKFTQSAHLKSHMSVHTGERPYSCTFCSRSFIVKYSLKLHMKKCHPNV